AATAGCGCCCCAATTGCAGAGCGGTTCGGTAGTTCTTTGTTGATTCGAACGACTGTAAAATTATTGCTTTGAATTTGAGTAGTATCGCTGCTCAACTCGTCCGCCTCAATAAATTGTCTTGATTCTGTTTGCATGTTTAGAAGCCCGACATTTAAACCCGCGGCCTTCCCCGACAAGCGACCGCCTGCCAGAATCGGCACCTGAAACCCTCCCGAAGCTATACCAATTCGCCGGCTGAAAAACAGCTCCACTTCGCCCGGACTGCCCACGGAAAAAAATCCGGCATTTTCAAGAAAGAACGGACGTTTTTCCGGAAAAAAGAGATTGAAGCGGTCGAGGTTTATTTGCTGCTCATCCACCTCGACCTGGGCGAAATCGGTATTGTAGGTCGCATCTAAAGTCAGGCCCGGCGTCACACTATATTTTAAATCGATTCCTGAATCCAGATCTCGTTGTGTTTCGCGTTCAAGCGGGTTTTGAAAATTACGGCTGACTTGGCCAAGCGTGTAAGGAATTATTTTTAAATTATTTTGACGTATATTTTCCAATCCGGATAGTGTGCCCGCCAGTGAAATCTTTTGAATATTGTATTGCCGATCCAACTTTACCCAATAAGACTTTTCGTTTCGCCGGCGGATATTTCGTTGGAAATTGACGCCCCAGGTCTGAGCATCCTTTTTGGAAAATCTCAAAGTTTTGAACGGAATGGCAAATTCAGCGCTCCAGCCAATCTCCGAAATTTTGGTTTTCACTTCCCAGGAAGCGTCCCAATTAAGATTGAAGCCACTGACGGCGCCGCGCTGCTGCCTGCCGCCTCCAAATCGGCCGCTACCTTCATTCGTAACCTGGGCATCATATTCGATGCCGGCCGGATTTGTACCGAACAAAAAACCATTCTGTTTATCATGGTAGGTATCCAGAATGAGTTGAAAGCTGTCTGTCTCCTCAAGGGAAGCATCGCGGCGGCTGTCTGAAACAATAATGCGCTGCGGTTCGCGATCATAACAAACCACACCGAAATAAAGGGTGCGGTTGGTGTAGATAATACGCACCTCGGTTTTTTCCGAAGCCGCCTGGCCTTGATCCGGCGTGGTCTGCCAGAAACCGGTTACCGGTTTGGCAGCTTCCCATGCGGCATCATTGAGCACTTCACCATCAAGGACTGGGGAAGTTTCTACCTTCATTGCAGTAACCAAGGGAGAGGTTGGCTCTATATCATTCTTGGAATCATCATCTAGAGAAGTTTGGGCTAAGATGATTGCCGTACTGGTTAAGAAGGGCACCAATATGGAGAACGCGATAAATGACTTGAACTTCAAAATATCTTTCCTCCTCTTTTGAATAAAGCAAGATACGAAATTAGTTTTTTTGAAGCAAAAGAATTTTGAAAGAATCGATATAGCGGGTTGAGGTGTATTAAAAAAGGAAAAGATTATAAGATTTACTTAAGGGCTCCCTCCAAAACCTTACCCTGCACCTCCTCAGGCATATCTACTTTTATAATTTGCGCGACTGTTGGCGCAATATCAGCAATACTCACTGCTTCTTCATAAAAACCAGGCTTAATCCCGGATCCATAAAACAGCAAGGGTACATGGGTGTTGTATTTCCACGGTGAACCATGATTTGTTCCTGTCGGGCCATGGAAGATCCAATTTTCTTTAACCTGAAAAAAGACATCCCCCGAGCGCCCGGGGAAAAAACTGAGCAGCGCTCTTTCTCCTAACTCTCCCGCAATCTCGCCATTTTCAAGCTGTGAATGAGTGTAAAGGGCGTGAAAGCATCCCATGTCAGATAGCACAGGTAGAACAATCTGCTCTGCTTCCGAAACCGAGAGTGATTTTTCATGCAGTGCAATGCGGTTCAAATAAATATTCGAGGGACTGACGTAGCTGACCCAGGATTCTGCAGACCCGAGTAAACCAAATTTTTCAGACAAGGCCCCGTCAATCACTTCGATCACCATTTCACGATTTATCCTGCCTGGACTCGCGGCGTTGTTTTTGTTAGCAATTAATTCGGGGAGGGCAGGAATACCATGATCTGAGGTGAGAACGATTGTACATTGATTCAGGCCGATCTTTTCATCTACAAAATCAAACAACTTTTCCAGAACACGATCGGTGCGAATAACCATATCCATGACCTCAGGACTGTCAGGTCCATAAATATGGCCAACCCAATCGTTTGAAGAAAAACCCACCCACAAGATATCTACAGCATCTCGTTGTCCGAGCTCTTCATGCACGATTACTTGCTCTACAAACTCTTCCAGGACTTCACTTCCAAATGGACTGATCCGAAAAGCGTGAAAATAACTTTCAGTAATTGAACTTTTTCCACCATCGACGGTGTGAGGAAAGGTTCGTCCTAAACCTGCTACGTCTTCTACAAAGTCAACATCATCGGGACCCTGGATGTTATAAACACTATCGCTTAAGATCCGGTCCCAGGTTTTGCCAAAATAAGATTTGATTCTACCGGATGAATTAAAATCTTTCACCCAATTCGGTAATTCATCCAAATAGTATTTCGACGTCGTGAAAAGTGAATCGACAAACCAATAGACAGCATCCGCATCTTTGCCACCCATCATGATAGCTGAGGTAGATTTATATGAAATTGAAACTACTTTAGATTTTTCACCATTGGATCTTTTCAACTCATCGCCGATTGTAGCAGCAAGAAGATAATGGGGTGATCTACCGTCTCTGTCAGAAGCAATCAAAGTGAAAGAGTCATCACCAACTGAAGACACCGAACTCTTTTGCTCCTGATCATACCATCTATTGGCGATGATTCCATTAACATTCGCATGAGTACCTGTTGAAATAACCGCATGTCCCGCTGATGTTTTTGTAACTGAATGCTTATACTGGGCATTGGTAAAGTTTGCCCCAGCTTTAAAAAAGAGACTAAAGCCGCCATCGCCAAAATATTTCGAAAAGCGAGTCAAGTAATCATAACGCAACTGATCAATTGAAATGAACAGAACAAGTTTTGGTTTTTGAGTAGCACAGCTGGAGAGATTGAGGACAACTAACAGCAACAAAAACAAAATTAGCAAGCTTCGCAATTTTATCATAGAGCAGGTCCTATTTAAAGAAAATGCTTACTTCGGCAGCTCCCCCACCATCTTTTCCGGCACCACGTGTTTATCAAATTCTTCACCCGTCAGGTGACCAAGGCTAGTCGCAGCTTCGCGCAAAGTAGTGCCTTCTTTGTGTGCCTTCTTGGCAATTTCTGCGGCTTTATCATAACCAACAACCGGGTTCAAAGCGGTCACGAGCATTAAAGAATTCTCGAGATTCCTTTTGATGGCTTCGTGATTCGGCTCAATGCCAACTGCACAATTATCATTGAATGATTCACAAACGTCGCCAATTAGTCTGGCAGACATGAGCAAGTTGTAAATCATCACAGGTTTAAAGACATTCAATTCGAAATGGCCGGACATGCCGCCGATATTTATCGCCAGGTCATTACCGGCAACCTGAGCGCAAACCATGGTCATGGCTTCAGCCTGGGTTGGGTTAACTTTCCCCGGCATAATTGAGGAGCCGGGTTCGTTTGCCGGAATGAGAATCTCGCCAATACCGCACCTGGGGCCGGAGGCCAGCAGCCGGATGTCGTTGGCAATTTTCATCAAACTAGCTGTGACTGTTTTTAAGGCGCCGGAAGCCTCAACAACAGCATCGTGAGCTGCGAGGGATTCGAATTTGTTTTCTGCAGAAACAAACGGCAGCCCGGTCAGCTCAGCAATTTTTTTTGCGACTTTGTCAGCAAATCCAGGTGGCGTATTGATACCGGTTCCGACGGCAGTTCCGCCCAAAGCAAGCTCGGAAAGATGCGGCAGGGTATTTTTAATCGCTTTAATTCCGTGCGTCAATTGCGAGGCGTATCCTGAAAATTCCTGTCCCAAAGTCAGCGGGGTTGCATCCATCAAGTGGGTCCGGCCAATCTTGACAATTGACATAAACTCTTTCGCTTTAGACGCAAGGGTCTGCTGAAGTTTTTGAACCTTTGGAATGGTATTTTCGACAAACAGTTTATAAGCAGCAATGTGCATCGCCGTCGGAAATGTATCGTTGGAGGACTGTGACTTATTGACATCATCGTTCGGGTGAATCGGTTTTTTGGAGCCGATTTCTCCGCCAAGTATTTCGATCGCCCGGTTAGAAATCACTTCATTGACATTCATATTGGACTGGGTTCCCGATCCGGTTTGCCAGACGACAAGCGGGAAGTGAGCATCATGTTTTCCCGCTTCAATTTCATCACACACTTTGGCAATTACATCGACCTTTTCTTTAGACAAAATTCCACTTTCAAAGTTCGTTAAAGCCGCCGCTTTTTTCAAAACCGCAAACGCATGAACGACTTCGATGGGCATTTTTTGACCGCCGATTTTGAAATTTTGCAGCGAGCGTTGGGTTTGCGCGCCCCAATATTTATCCGCAGCAACCTCGATGGTTCCCATGCTATCTTTTTCCAGACGACTGCTCATGTTTCTTGCTCCTTCAAAAAAAATCGCTCTAGGTCGATCAGAGTGGCTAAAATAGTACTTCTACTGATTCTTGGGCCACGGATTCACCCCGTCAGATAAAGATATCAGCTTGCTAGAACATCAAAGACTTTAATCTAACGGGGTGAATCCGGCTTATTTTTTTCTAAAACGTTTACCCACTTTGATCGACATAGAACCAAAAAATATCCTAAGAAAAGTAAGATTAATTTAAAGAATGCTATTTGAAAATGCAAGCAAAACGAATTCAGGGCATCTTCCTTTTTGAGGTACAAAGTGGCCTGCGCCACTATGTAGGCCTGATCTCCAGTGGTTGAGTCCACTGGTCTACGGGTTAACGTAAATAACGAAAGGTTGAAACGAAATAGACAGGAATTGAAGGATAGTTGAGACGTCTTCGAATCTTAACACTTTAATACCTCGACTTCAGTTTGAGAGCTTTCATCCACGACATGAGTTTTAGCTGAGGGTACCACACCTGAGCCTTCACTGGCCTTAATTAACTCTTCAATTGAAATCGGCTGCAAACCGTCACTGTCATCGCGGCAGACAATACGAATTACTTCTTCCAAAGTCGTCAACCCTTTGAGCGCCTTATAGAAACCGTCTTCGGTCATTGTAACGAATCCGGCATGTTTACGGGCGATTTTTTTTATGTCCGAAGATGTGCTGCGTTTAAGAATTGCGTCCCGAATAGCATCGTTGACCAATAAAACCTCGTGAATCGCAGTCATTCCTCTGAAGCCGCTGTGATTACAATACACACATCCTTTTGATTGCAAAAATTGGAATCTATTCAGCCTATCTTTCTTGAGACTGTTGAAAAAAGCCAGCGTTTTGATGCCGGGTTTATATTCCTCTTTACAGCGATCACATAGAACTCGAACCAGTCTTTGGGCTACTACCGAAATGAGCGTCGACGAAATCAAAAAAGTCTCAATACCCATATCCATCAACCGCAAAAGTGCGCCGGCGGCATCTTCAGTATGAAATGTGCTCAAAACTTTGTGACCGGTGAGCGAAGCCTGAATGACCGCTTCGGCCGCTTCCGGGTCGCGAATTTCGCCAATCATCAAAACGTCAGGATCCTGTCGCATCATGGCTCGTAGACTTTTGACATAATTCATCCCGATCTTCGGAGAGACGTTTGCTTGAATAACTCCTTCGATGGTATATTCAACGGGATCTTCAATGGTTACAATCACGCGATCCATATTATTTAAAAAATTTAAAGAGGCATAAAGAGTGGTGCTTTTACCGGTTCCGGTGGGACCGGTCACTAAAATAATCCCGGAAGGATGCCGCAGCATGTCTAAATATTTCTCCAGATTCGCTGGCGAAAAGCCAACCTTATTAATATCAACGAAATCACTTTGGCGGCTTTGAACCCGGATCACGAGGTTTTCACCCCAGATCGCGGCATAGGTGGAAACCCTGAGATCATACTCCTTGCCCATGATTCTTGCTTGGATCCGGCCATCTTGGTGTCTTCTCTTTTCAGCAATATCCAGGCCGCAAAGCGCCTTTATGCGGCTAATTAGTTTCGGGGTCAGCGAATTTGGCAAGTCGGTTTTGTGATGCAGCAAGCCATCGATCCGATACCTGATCCGTAATAATTTATCCTGAGGTTCAATATGAATATCGGTCGCGCGCTCCATAATCGCATTTGAAATAATGAAGTTCACAATTTCAATGATATTGTCATCTTTGCTCTTAATGAAATCGCCGTCGCCAATGACCAAATCTTTTTCCGCTTCAGGGGATTCCAACTCCTGACCCATTTCAACTTTTTGATGATATAACCTTATAGTTTTGCGAATTTCAGATGGCGGGGCAATGGCCGGAATAATATTACATTTCAAAATCTCCTTAAGCAAGCGAATTGTTTCTTCATGAAGTGGATCGGCCATTATTACGGTTAAATTATTCTTTTCCTGAAAAGCCGGGATGAACTCATGTTCATGAAGAAATTCGGGGTTAAACTTCTTGAGCAATGTTTTATCAATCAAACCAATCGAAGGAAGAATTTTAGGAAAACCTAACTGGATACTTAATGCATCCACTAAAACCACTTCGTTCAAAAAGCCAAGATTGATTAAAATGTCGCCCAGTTTTTTCCCGGAAGACTGCTGTTCTTCAAGAGCTTGTTGGAGATGTTCTTGCGTGATAACTTGCATATTGACCAGCAATTCCCCCAGCGGAATGCTGTTGTGGTACTTTCGCAGAACCCTGGTAAGATCCTGTCGTGAGACAAAACCCTGATTGACACATTCCTCACCTAATGGGGCATAAAGCTTTTGTTCCTTTTTGAGATCAAGAACCTTTTTTAACTGCGCTTTGGTAATGAGTCCTTCATTTATCAGAAGCTCACCAATCAATAGTTTTCTGGCCATTTACCTTCTTCTCCGTTTAAGTTTCATGCGCTATTTATTTTATCGGCAGTTTGTGACTTCGCCTTAGCCTCAGCCTATTCTTAAATTAGTGCAACAATTCAGCCCATATGTTAATTAACGTAAACAAAAAGTCGAAATATAGAGATGCATAACTATGCGCTTTTAAAGCGGATTAAATGAAGCTCGTTGTTTTGTTTAAAAGTTAGTTTATAAATGACCAGTGACAACATGCTGACCTCAGAAGAAAAAAATGTGACTACAGTCACGGCAGGTGGTATAAACAGAATCGAGCTTGACACGAGAATACATTTATGTCTGATATCCGAAGAGACAAACAGTATCATCGAGGAGACATTACATGAAGTTTGTGAAAACCTAAAGGTCGAATCAAATGAATTTAATCATTTAACCCTCACAGAAGAATTAGGTGTCGCGGATTTAATTATCCTTGATATAAAGAATGTTAAGTGGGGTTGTAATAAAATCAAAGAGCTTCGTGCTGAACCAGAGCATTTCCTGAAACCAATTCTCGCCGTCTACGAACAGGCCCCGGATAATTTCACAGAACTCGCTGATGTTAACCTCATCTGGCCTGTTTTACAATCTGAATTCTGTATAAAAGTAAAAGATCTTGTCAAAGTTGCTGCAAACGTGCAAGACTTAATTGCAGTACCAAATTCGATCGGTGAAACCGGATTTAGAAAACTCCTGATGGTAAGACACCTTTACACACGCGAATCCGAGATCCTGGCTCCGATCCGCAATCACCAATCTTCGGTGGGTTATACATTCCCTGCAGCACAAATTTTGTTCAAGGTCAAACCCGGAGAAGAAGTTGCATTTTTAGAAGAGCTCGAAGAAGCCCAACTCCTGACTTCAAAGCTGATTGACAAAGTTAACATTTGCCCGTTTTGCGAACACACTCAAATCAATTTTCGTGAGCTTTGTCCGCACTGCCGTTCTTTGAATATCAGTGAAGAGACGACCATTCACCACTTCAGGTGCGCTTACATTGGCAGAGAGTCAGAGTTTCGGCGGGGAATCAATTTAACCTGCCCAAAGTGCAGCCGCGAGCTCCGCCACATCGGGGTTGATTATGACAAACCCTCGGAAGTGATGTGGTGCAATGACTGCAACCAAAATTTTTCCGAGCCGCTGCTTTCCTGTTATTGTCTCGCTTGCGCGAAAACGTTTCCGCCGGAAAACGCGCTGATCAAACGGATCAATGAATATAAACTTTCACAAGACGGGATTAGAGCCGCAGAAGAAGGCGCGCTTCCAGGTTCCGGTCTGATAAACATCTTGAAAAAGGAAGTTGGTTTCTATAAACGTGAGGTGTTCATGGAGATGCTTCGCATCGAGGTCTTCCGCTGCCGCCGTTATAAATACAAGTCCACTTTATCGAGGTTCAATTTGGGAAGCGCAGGCGATAACGCAACATCTAGAAAATTCAAAAATGATTTTGCCGCAGTGATCAATCAAACGTTTCGATCAACCGATTTATTTACTGATTCGAGCAGCGGAGAACTGCTTGTGATATTCACCCACACAGACTCTGTGAATGCCAGGATTGCTTTTAGCAGATTAAAAACCAGTATCGATAAGATCGCGATTGCCAAAATCGACTTAAAATATGACCTGGTCGATCTGGCATCGCAAGATGACAGCCTGGATGGAATTTGGGAGAAATTGAATTGATCCCGGTTTTATTTACAGATACAATTAGTTATTTACTAAGCCTGGACTTCGCCGGGTTTGTTCGCGTTTTCTGGTTTTTCCTGATATTCGATCTACCGAGATACTTCCTGAGCGATATTTATATCTTTTTTAGAGTCCTGTTCAGCAGCAATAAAGTTAAAGTCGATGATGATTTCATTTTGCAATTGCGGGACACTCCGCCTTTGGTTTCTATTATCATTCCGGTTCTAAATGAGCAGGAGACGATTGCATGGACAGTTCGCTCATTGCAGGAGCAGAGTTACGCAAATCTTCAGCTCATCATCGTTGACGACGGCTCAACCGACGACACCCCAAGAATCTGCCAGCAACTCGCGAAACATGAAAACATCATTTCCCTGAGATTCTCATCCAGAGCAGGTAAGTCCGCAGCGCTAAATTACGGGCTTAAATTTGCGCAAGGCGAATTCGCCGTATTTGTCGACTCCGACACAACCTTTGACAGACATGCAATTTATGAGTTGATGAAAACTTTCGCGGATCCAACAGTCGGCGGAGTTTCCGGTAATTTGCGAGTCCGAAACGGTGACATTAATATTTTGACCAACCTCCAGCAAATCGAATACCTGTTTACGATTTCAATCGGCCGGAGAATCCGCTCCCGCTTTGGAATTCTGCCAATCATTTCCGGCGCTTTTGGCGGGTTTAGAAGAGAGCTCATTTCTTTAGAAACGATGGGCGGCCACGAACCCGGGCCGGGCAATGATTCGGACCTCGCAATCAGAGTGAGAAAAAAAGGCTACCAAATTGTATTTCAACCGAATGCAGTTTGTTTAACAAATGTTCCGGATAATATCCTGAGCATCGTTCGGCAGCGTTCGCGATGGGATCGGAATTTAGTCAAAAACCGGCTGAGAAAACATAAAGATATTTTTAATCCGTTTTCGAAAAATTTTAGACTCATCGATCTCATTACTTTTATCGATTCAATATTCTTCGGCGCGGTCATTTCATCAATTGCAGTTTTTTACCTGTTAGATCTGGCGCTCAATTTTACCCAAATTCTACCGGTGCTGCTTTTTATAAATTTCTGCCTCTACTTCAGCGCTGAATTGGTAGAGCTGTTCATAGGCGCCTATCTCAACCAAAATGTCAGAGATTTAAAGCTGGTGTTTTACCTACCGCTTTTTAATCCTTACAAGCTGTTTTTAAAATTCGTTCGCATCGGGTCCTATTGTCAAGAATTATTTTTTCATTATTCTTATCGCGACCAGTTTGCTCCCATTAAAGTTCGTGAAAGGATGATCAGATGGTAACCAAGAACCTGCTTCTATTTCTTCTTCTCTGCATCAGTTTTTGCATTGGCGCCAATCACCCGGCCATGGCGTTGCAGAAAAAGCATAGCTTCCAAGATCTTGAAAAACTGATCGTGCAAAACGATCATGGGATTGCGGCAATCAGGCAAAAAATGCAGGCAATGGAAAGCAGACGGTCTGCCGCCAAAGCTCAATATTTGCCAAAACTCAGCACGAATTACAGATTCTTTGGAGATGGGTTAAACCTGACTGATGAAGACTTTGGCAGAAAACATTTTCTCACACTGCGTTTGAGTCAAGACCTGGTTAAACTAACGAAGGTCAGGTCACACAAGATTGACGGTATCAACGCACAATTAGATATTTTAACATCGCAGTTGCAAAACAGTAATCGGCTCTCGTTTTTGGCATTTAGAAAATCTTACATCGAGGTTCTGCAAAATCGCTCGCGCATTTTCTATTATAAGAAACTTATAAACGCTTACGAGAAAATTGTTAAAATAAAAAGAAGAAGATACAAAGAACAGGAAGAGCTTCTAACTGAAGTTTTGGAAACCGAAAAAGAGTTGATCAATGTCAGGGGATTGCACGCCTATTATCAAACTCAAATCGATAAACAGAAAAATATTCTTGCCGAATTTCTTAAGCTCAGCAGCTCCGATATTGAGTGGAATGAGACCGGGTTAAATCACGTCCG
The sequence above is a segment of the candidate division KSB1 bacterium genome. Coding sequences within it:
- a CDS encoding carbohydrate binding family 9 domain-containing protein — its product is MKFKSFIAFSILVPFLTSTAIILAQTSLDDDSKNDIEPTSPLVTAMKVETSPVLDGEVLNDAAWEAAKPVTGFWQTTPDQGQAASEKTEVRIIYTNRTLYFGVVCYDREPQRIIVSDSRRDASLEETDSFQLILDTYHDKQNGFLFGTNPAGIEYDAQVTNEGSGRFGGGRQQRGAVSGFNLNWDASWEVKTKISEIGWSAEFAIPFKTLRFSKKDAQTWGVNFQRNIRRRNEKSYWVKLDRQYNIQKISLAGTLSGLENIRQNNLKIIPYTLGQVSRNFQNPLERETQRDLDSGIDLKYSVTPGLTLDATYNTDFAQVEVDEQQINLDRFNLFFPEKRPFFLENAGFFSVGSPGEVELFFSRRIGIASGGFQVPILAGGRLSGKAAGLNVGLLNMQTESRQFIEADELSSDTTQIQSNNFTVVRINKELPNRSAIGALFVNRQGSGRYSEGADYNRTFALDGRWGIGKYGQLSGFAAQTATPGVDEDEYAFRFGARYGAEAWLLTASYMQVSDAFNPEVGFLQRSGFRKSRFMIFNTTRPKDFLGLLETRPHISYEGYWDFDGFQESGKWHIDTHWEWKNGYEFHTGVNLTKEGIHPIVDVEEDSVEIQDVFIPPGTYDHAEIALVGITNRGAWISFSMRATIGGYFGGDRISLSPSLRFRIGENFNTQLSLRYNNIDLPNGSFVTNLLTARISYSFTPRLFLQGLIQYNDSADIWSSNLRLGWLQSANTGLFVVYNDVREHENRKWGTRSRSLIVKYSQLFDLLN
- a CDS encoding alkaline phosphatase family protein → MIKLRSLLILFLLLLVVLNLSSCATQKPKLVLFISIDQLRYDYLTRFSKYFGDGGFSLFFKAGANFTNAQYKHSVTKTSAGHAVISTGTHANVNGIIANRWYDQEQKSSVSSVGDDSFTLIASDRDGRSPHYLLAATIGDELKRSNGEKSKVVSISYKSTSAIMMGGKDADAVYWFVDSLFTTSKYYLDELPNWVKDFNSSGRIKSYFGKTWDRILSDSVYNIQGPDDVDFVEDVAGLGRTFPHTVDGGKSSITESYFHAFRISPFGSEVLEEFVEQVIVHEELGQRDAVDILWVGFSSNDWVGHIYGPDSPEVMDMVIRTDRVLEKLFDFVDEKIGLNQCTIVLTSDHGIPALPELIANKNNAASPGRINREMVIEVIDGALSEKFGLLGSAESWVSYVSPSNIYLNRIALHEKSLSVSEAEQIVLPVLSDMGCFHALYTHSQLENGEIAGELGERALLSFFPGRSGDVFFQVKENWIFHGPTGTNHGSPWKYNTHVPLLFYGSGIKPGFYEEAVSIADIAPTVAQIIKVDMPEEVQGKVLEGALK
- the fumC gene encoding class II fumarate hydratase codes for the protein MSSRLEKDSMGTIEVAADKYWGAQTQRSLQNFKIGGQKMPIEVVHAFAVLKKAAALTNFESGILSKEKVDVIAKVCDEIEAGKHDAHFPLVVWQTGSGTQSNMNVNEVISNRAIEILGGEIGSKKPIHPNDDVNKSQSSNDTFPTAMHIAAYKLFVENTIPKVQKLQQTLASKAKEFMSIVKIGRTHLMDATPLTLGQEFSGYASQLTHGIKAIKNTLPHLSELALGGTAVGTGINTPPGFADKVAKKIAELTGLPFVSAENKFESLAAHDAVVEASGALKTVTASLMKIANDIRLLASGPRCGIGEILIPANEPGSSIMPGKVNPTQAEAMTMVCAQVAGNDLAINIGGMSGHFELNVFKPVMIYNLLMSARLIGDVCESFNDNCAVGIEPNHEAIKRNLENSLMLVTALNPVVGYDKAAEIAKKAHKEGTTLREAATSLGHLTGEEFDKHVVPEKMVGELPK
- the tadA gene encoding Flp pilus assembly complex ATPase component TadA, whose translation is MARKLLIGELLINEGLITKAQLKKVLDLKKEQKLYAPLGEECVNQGFVSRQDLTRVLRKYHNSIPLGELLVNMQVITQEHLQQALEEQQSSGKKLGDILINLGFLNEVVLVDALSIQLGFPKILPSIGLIDKTLLKKFNPEFLHEHEFIPAFQEKNNLTVIMADPLHEETIRLLKEILKCNIIPAIAPPSEIRKTIRLYHQKVEMGQELESPEAEKDLVIGDGDFIKSKDDNIIEIVNFIISNAIMERATDIHIEPQDKLLRIRYRIDGLLHHKTDLPNSLTPKLISRIKALCGLDIAEKRRHQDGRIQARIMGKEYDLRVSTYAAIWGENLVIRVQSRQSDFVDINKVGFSPANLEKYLDMLRHPSGIILVTGPTGTGKSTTLYASLNFLNNMDRVIVTIEDPVEYTIEGVIQANVSPKIGMNYVKSLRAMMRQDPDVLMIGEIRDPEAAEAVIQASLTGHKVLSTFHTEDAAGALLRLMDMGIETFLISSTLISVVAQRLVRVLCDRCKEEYKPGIKTLAFFNSLKKDRLNRFQFLQSKGCVYCNHSGFRGMTAIHEVLLVNDAIRDAILKRSTSSDIKKIARKHAGFVTMTEDGFYKALKGLTTLEEVIRIVCRDDSDGLQPISIEELIKASEGSGVVPSAKTHVVDESSQTEVEVLKC
- a CDS encoding glycosyltransferase family 2 protein, yielding MGEIELIPVLFTDTISYLLSLDFAGFVRVFWFFLIFDLPRYFLSDIYIFFRVLFSSNKVKVDDDFILQLRDTPPLVSIIIPVLNEQETIAWTVRSLQEQSYANLQLIIVDDGSTDDTPRICQQLAKHENIISLRFSSRAGKSAALNYGLKFAQGEFAVFVDSDTTFDRHAIYELMKTFADPTVGGVSGNLRVRNGDINILTNLQQIEYLFTISIGRRIRSRFGILPIISGAFGGFRRELISLETMGGHEPGPGNDSDLAIRVRKKGYQIVFQPNAVCLTNVPDNILSIVRQRSRWDRNLVKNRLRKHKDIFNPFSKNFRLIDLITFIDSIFFGAVISSIAVFYLLDLALNFTQILPVLLFINFCLYFSAELVELFIGAYLNQNVRDLKLVFYLPLFNPYKLFLKFVRIGSYCQELFFHYSYRDQFAPIKVRERMIRW